A window of Flammeovirga kamogawensis genomic DNA:
CAGATGCAATGGCAGCAGATCTTAAGCCAGGTGAAGTAATGCTTTTAGATAACCTTCGTTTCTACAAAGAAGAAAAGAAAGGTGACGAAGCTTTTGCTCAAAAATTAGCTTCAAGAGGTAATGTTTGGGTTATGGATGCGTTTGGTACTGCACATAGAGCTCACGCTTCTACTGCTGTAATTGCTAAATTCATGGAAGATAAAGTTTCTGGTTATGTAATGGCAGCAGAAATTGAAAATGCTAAGAAAATTACAGAAAACCCTCAACGTCCTTTCACTGCAATTATGGGTGGTGCTAAGGTTTCTGATAAAATCTTATTAATTGAACGTATCATGGATGTTGCTGATAATATTATTATCGGTGGTGGTATGGCATATACATTCTTTAAAGCGCAAGGAGGTACTATTGGTAACTCTTTATGTGAAGAAGATAAATTAGATCTTGCTTTAGAATTAATCGAAAAAGCAAAAGCAAAAGGAGTGAATTTATTATTACCAGTTGATTCTGTTTGTGGTGATAAATTTGGTGAGGATGCAACTGTTGCATCTTACGATTCTAATGCAATTGCAGACGGTTACATGGGTCTTGATATTGGACCAAAAGCATCTGCTGAATTCTCTAAAGTAATTAAAGAATCGAAGTCAGTTCTTTGGAACGGACCAATGGGTGTTTCTGAATGGGCTAACTTTGCAGCTGGTACTACAGCAGTTGCAACTGCTGTTGCTGAAGCAACTGAAGGCGGTGCATTCTCATTAATCGGTGGTGGAGATTCTGCTGCAGCGGTTAATACTTTAGGATTCGGAGACAGAGTATCATACATCTCTACTGGTGGTGGTGCAATGTTAGAATTAATGGAAGGTAAAGTTCTTCCTGGTATTGCAGCTTTAGAAGACTAATCTAGTCTGATATAGATATATAAACTCCCTACATTGTTTACAGTGTAGGGAGTTTTTTCTTTTTTAAAAGGACGATATTTTTACTGCTGATAAAGTAGGTAATTCTAGTCTATCATTATCTATTTTGAACCCATTTCTCAAATAGAAGTTTATTGGTGATAAATATTTCTTGCCATCTGATTTATAATACCTGTCATGATCTATTACCCAACCATTTAATTTGCCAAAATTTTGTTTTCCTAATGTCAAAAGCTTTGAGCCAATACGTTGATGTTGATAAAAACTATTTACAATTGTCGCAAACCAAGTTTGTTTTTCCCTCTCAAAACAGAAAAACCAACCTACTATTTGGTTGCCATAATTTTTAACTAAAATATGTTGCTTATTTTCTAAGTTATTAAGGTATGTATTTAGAGCATCAATATTCTCGAAAGCCAATTGCATTGGATATTCTTTATTCCAAAGTTTACAGATAGTTTCTTTGTCAAATTCAGATAATTCAGACTGTATATTGATTTTGTAGTCTTTCCACTCTATCATAACTTTTCTTATTTAATACATTTTAATCTTAACAGCCAATATAAGCAGGTTATTTTTAAGAGCATAAAAGTAATGTAATACAGTAAACATTAGTAATTGCATTTGAAATAGAATTCAAGTTGTTGACATTTATTATAAATTATTACCTTTAATAATTTATAGCTTTATAATCCTATTAAGAGCAAATAAATATTTACAGCTGGTTAGTAAGTATTTTTTTAAGAGTGAATTTAGAATATACTCGTTAAAATATTTTAAGATTAGAAACTGAAATTCATTTCTATACGTTATTAATTGTATATATTTAAACAAAGTTAGTGATGAAGACATTTATAAGAACACATGACGAAAAATTGACGCCCTATTGGTGGATGTCTGGTCTTACAGGAGTTTCTTATATACTTATAGGGGCACTTCTTTTGATTATTCCTTTTGGCTCAAATTTTCAGTTAACAGAATTCTTTGCTGCAATATTATTGATCAATGCGTTGTTTGAAATAAATTTTATAATTACAAATAAATCAAAAATATTTAGCTGGGGTTTTAATTTAATTAATACTGTATATGATTTATTGATGAGTGCTATATTAGTGTTTAGTAATGAATTAGGTCGATATTTTATCATATACTTTTCTGGGTTTTGGTTATTATCAAAATCTATAAGTTCATTAAACCTTGGACTTCATTTAAAGAAAAAGTCCTTTTTAAAAGTATTGTCAATTTTAACAAGTATCGTAGCATTAGTTTGTTCAATGTTTCTAATAATTAATGAATTGTTTTCGTTTTTAGAAATTAGAGGAATTATTGGAGTAGGTTTATTATCAATGGGACTTAGTAGATTGTTTGATTTTAAACTACAAGATAAGGAGAGATACTAACTAAAGAATCATATTTACAATAAGTAAGTATGATTTTTTTTGTCTTAAGAACAAAAAAACTACACTAATTCAATTTATGAAATAGAATACATTGCATAAAAACTACTTTGTTTTTTATGTTATATGTGTATAAATCATCATATTTACATTTATACAAACTTGACTACTATTATAGAAAAGTTTTACAACAACTGGATTATAAAAACGACTTACCTACTCACTATGTATTCTATTAATATATTAATTGTTGATGACCATATACTATTTAGTATGGGAATAGAACAACTAATAAAAAAACACTTTACCGCCGAAGTTCAATCTATTTCTAATCCTGAAGAAGCTTTAAAACTTCCATTAGGAATATATGATATCATTTTAATTGATATGGATATGCCGCAAATGAAAGGTTTTGAATTTATTGAAAGAGCTCAAAAGAAATTGGTTGGCAGAAAAACTAAATTTCTTATCGTAACAATGCACGATAAACCTTCTATTATAAAGAAAACCATAGAACAGAAAATTAATGGTTATATTCTTAAAGATGATAATGCAAAAGAATTTGTAAAAGCTATTGATAGTTTAAAAAATAATGGCACTTATTTTTCTGAAAGAATTAAACACATTCTAGAATCTTCTACAAAAGATAATGAGGTTTTCCTATCACCGCGCGAAGAAGATATATTAAAGTTAGTTGCCAAAGGCAGGAGTAATGCTGATATTGCAACTGAACTATTTATCAGTACAGAAACAGTTAAAACACATAATAGAAATATTAAATCGAAATTGAATATTGAAAATAGAGCAGATCTAGTAAAATATGCAATTGATAATCTATTAGTTTAGGTTTAATTATAAACTGTTTCTATATTTCTTATTATAATATCTACTTTAGTTTAGGCTAAATTTTTCAGAAAGCAACCGAGTAAAACTATCATTAACTATCTATGTTCATCTACTGTCGTTTATTAATTTTTTTATTACTACTATATGCTACTAACACTTTCGGTTTTTTAATTAAAGCTGATAGTCAGCAAGTATTAAATTGTACAGAAGGAGTGCAGATTTATGCAGATGAATCTCCATTAATAATTAATGACATTCCATATTTTCCCAACCTATGGATTGATCAATCAATTAGTGGCCTCTCAAACGGACCTTTTAATAAAGGTAAGTGGTGTAAATTAACCATTGAGAGTAATCAAAAAATTGATAAAATTCTTTGTTTTAAATATACTCTTATTCCAGTTTTTAAATTATGGATCGAATCAGATAAGAAAGATTTAGAAATAATTAATGCAGGTACAAAATCAGATTTCCATCAAGAAGAGAATAATTACAATTTTAGAGGGTATTCTATCCCTTTGAGTTTTGAGGCAGGGGAGACAAAAGAAATATACTATTTTATGGATGGTGAAGGTTGGCCTACGCATACCGACATATTTTTATATGAAAGTGATACCTTTTATAACAATGTACATAATGAGCGAGAAGTAATAAAAATATTAAGAATTATTGTATTAGTATTTCTTACTTTGGGTTTGATAATAGGCCTATCTACGAGGAAAAAAATATTTGTTTTTTATGCGATATCATTTTATGGAGGGTTACTTTTTGCAGAAAGTGAACTGGGCTTATTTTTAAAATATATACCAATAGAATTAGAGCAATTAAACTATGTGATAAGGCATGTAGCGAATATGATATACGTTACATTTCTGATGTATTTCTACTATTATATTGCAGATAGGGACCCGAGTTTTAGAAAAATATTAATATGGATAACACCAGGAATATTTACTTATACAGTTCTAACTACCTTGTTGCTGGTATATGTATCTAATTACATTGTTGTAGCAAGTATTTTTACAAGTATTGTTCTTTTATCATGGATTAGTTTTGGCTTGTGTTTTTATGTTTTGTTAAAACAATGGAATAAAAATAATTCATTAGCAAAATATACATTCATCGTTTTTATTTCAAGGCTTTTTGTAATTGCAGTTTTTGTTTCTTTACCTCATATGGGGATAATAGAAAGGGCTAATTTTACAGATTATCTTTATTATATTTTTATTACATACGAATCACTATCATACTTTGCTATCTTGATTAATCACTTACTAAAGGTGTATGAAGAGCATAATTCATTATTAATTTCTCAAAAAAATTACGAAAAAGAATACTCACAAGCCATTCTTAGAGGACAGGAAGAAGAAAGAAATAGAATAGGAAGGGAGCTCCATGATTATGTTGGCGGAAATTTAGCACTAGTAAATAAATCAGATGATTTAGGTGATAAAGAAATTAAATCCATAATTTCTAAAACGATAAAAGTAGTTAGAGATATGAGCCATGGTTTACTATCTCCAACACTTGATTCTATTAACTTTAAAGAAGCTATTTTAGATTTAGGAGCAAGGTATAATAATGAAAACATGCATGTTTATCTTCAGTTTCACTCATGGCCCGAAAGTACAAATTCAGACAATTTAAACCATTGTTATAGAATTACACAAGAGTTACTAACCAATGCAAAAAAACATAGTAATGCTACTTCTATATATTTACAGTTTTTTGGGGAAAAGAATGCAAATATTGGCCGTATTATTTATGAGGATAACGGAATTGGCTTTGATATAAAAAAAATAAATGAAGGAATTGGACTCAAAAATATTAAATACCGTTCAAATGTCATTGGAGGGACGATTACAATAGAGTCTTCTGTTTACGGAACATTTATTAGAATTGAAGAAATTAATTTATAAAAAAGAAGGTTACTACTTAATATTAAGTAGTAACCTTCTTTTGGATTATGAGTAAGTTAAGATTTTTTAGTGTTACCTCTTCTCGCTCTATTTCTATTATTTCCGCCACTATTGCCACCACCAGAAGATGTATTTCTACCTTTCTTAGGAGCACCTTTAGACCTAATTCTTTGTCCTTGTTTTTGTTTTTTGGCAGTAACCTTTGCAAGGTCACTTTCTTTCTCAAGCATTGGGAAAGAATGATCTTTAATTTCAGGTATTCTTTTACCAATTAATTTCTCAATGGCCTTTACATCTTTTAATTCAGAGCCATCAGCAAAAGTGTATGCAACACCTTCTTCTCCTGCGCGGCCAGATCTACCAATTCTATGTACATAAGTTTCTGGAGTATCAGATACCTCAAAATTAATTACAAATTTTAGTTGGCTGATATCAATCCCTCTTGCAGCAATATCAGTAGCAACTAATACTCTAATTTTTTTATCTTTAAAATTAGATAAAGCTCTTTGTCTTGCAGTTTGAGATTTATTACCGTGTATTGCTTCAGCTTTAACACCTTTATCACTTAAAGTACCGGCAATGTGATTTGCTCCTCTTTTGGTACGTGTAAAAATTAGAATGGAATCCATAGACTCATCTTCTAATACTTCAAAAAGTAACTTTTTCTTATTACGTTTATCTACATAATAAATAAATTGATCGATAGTTTCTGCAGTAGAAGAAACAGGAGTAACTTCTACTTTTTTAGGTTTTGTAAGAATTCTGTTAGAGATCTGTACAATACTATCAGGCATAGTTGCAGAGAAAAATAAAGATTGTCTTTTCTCTGGAAGTACTTTTAATATCTTCTTTATATCATGGATAAAACCCATATCTAACATTCTGTCAGCCTCATCTAGAACAAAAATTTCTAAGTGAGAAAGAGATATAAACTTTTGCTGCATTAAATCTAATAAACGACCAGGAGTTGCTATTAGAACATCTACACCTTGTTTTAATCTTTTAACTTGTTTTTCTTGAGATACACCACCAAAAATAACAAGCTGTTTTAAATTATTATTCTCATTATACTCACTGAAACTTTCTCCAATTTGTAAGGCTAACTCTCTAGTAGGTGTTAAAATTAATGTTCTAATTTTATTCCCCTTTTTAGGATTCTGAGAAAGACGCTGAATAATTGGTATACAAAAGGCTGCAGTTTTACCTGTTCCTGTTTGTGCACATCCTTGTAAATCACGACCTTCTAAAATAAAAGGGATAGATTTTTCTTGAATAGGAGTTGGTGTTGTATATCCACGAGTTTCAAGTGCTTCAAGGATAGATGGCATTACGCCAAGGGATTCAAATGTCATATAATGATTATAAAAGTTACTTATGAAAGACAAAGCTAATAGTTAGAATGAATAAATTTCAGATTTATTGAAAACATATTCAATTCATTAGTACCTATTGGGAAGATATTGCACATTTAAAGACTATTTGATTAAAAATCAAAATGATATGTAAGAAAAAAGCTGTCGAAATGTTCGACAGCCTTTCATTATGATGTGTGACTACTTATACAAATTTGAAGGCAAGACCAAAATCTGGTCTTACGACGTTTTTTAAAATACTCTTAAATAATCTGTAGGGAAATAAATAATACTGGAATGTATTATTATGTCTAAACATTCATGAGAAAATATAATCTCGAGATTTATTGATTAGCTAAATTTATGCCCGTTAGATATATGTTTATTAGAGAGTTTTCAAATTAGTTTTTGAAACAAGATTTGCTCTTATTTCCATTGCTATACTTTAATTCCAATTATAATAGTTGAAATTACTATTGCAAATTTATACTATTTTTTCTTGAAACCCAATAGAAAACCGATTCAATCCAAATTACTATAGGATAACTGACATTTCGACAGATTAAACTGACAAAAAAACTATTTTTTCGGTATGGTATGCAATTTGGAAATAGTCATGATGCTGAATTGGTAGAATATACCATTTAGCTTTTAAAAGTAATTTATTAAACTAAATATAGATAAAATGGCGTCAAAAGGTTCTATTTCAGTAAATACTGAAAATATCTTTCCAATAATTAAAAAGTTCTTGTATTCTGATCACGATATATTTTTACGTGAATTAGTAGCAAACGCAGTTGATGCAACTCAGAAACTTCAAAAGTTAGCATCTATGGGAGAATTCAACGGGGAATTAGGAGATCTAACAATCCAAGTTGATGTAGATAAAGAAGCAAAAACAATCTCAATTACTGACAGAGGTCTTGGTATGACCGAAGATGAGGTTGAAAAATATATTAATCAAGTAGCATTTTCTGGAGCAACAGAATTTGTTGAAAAATTTAAAGATGTAGATACATCAACTATCATTGGTAAATTCGGTTTAGGTTTCTATTCTGCATTTATGGTTGCTGATAATGTTGATGTAATCACTAAGTCGTTTAAAGACGAGCCAGCTGTTAAATGGGAATGTGATGGATCTACTACTTACGAAATCACACCATCTGACAAGGCGGATAGAGGAACTACAATTGTTCTTCATGTAAACGAAGATTCTGAAGAATTTGTAGACGAGCACCGTTTACGTCAGATCTTAGATCGTTACTCTAAATTTATGCCTATTCCAATTCAAGTAGGTGTTGATAAGAGAACAGAAAAAGAAGGTGAAGGTGATGATGCTAAAGATGTGGAAATTGTTGAACCACATATCATCAATAAAAACGAACCTTTATGGACTAAAGATCCTAAAACATTAACAGACGAGGATTACTTAAACTTCTACAAGGAGTTGTATCCAATGTCTGAGGAGCCTTTATTCTGGATTCACTTAAATGTAGATTATCCATTCGAATTAACTGGTATTCTTTACTTCCCTAAAGTAAGCGAAGATATCACTCCTCATAAAGATAAAATTCAATTGTACTCTCGTCAGGTATTTATCACTGACAATGTAGAGGAAATCATGCCTGAGTTCTTACGCTTAATGCATGGTGTAATTGATTCTCCAGATATTCCATTGAACGTTTCTCGTTCTTACTTACAATCTGATGCTAACGTAAAGAAAATTTCTAGCTACGTTACACGTAAAGTAGGTGATAGATTGAGCAGCTTGTTCAAAAATGACCGTGAGAACTATGAGAAGAAATGGGAAAGTATTGGTCTATTCGTAAAATACGGAATGATGACTGATGATAAATTCTTTGACAAAGCGAAAAAATTCTGCCTTTTTGAAAACATTGATGGCAAGAAATTTACGCTTGAAGAATACAAAGAGCATATTGCTTCTAACCAAGTTGATAAAGATGGTAAATCTGTATTCTTATATGCTTCGGATCAAGGTACTCAAGATACTTACATCCAAGCTGCTAAGAAGAAAGGGTATGATGTCTTGAAAATGGACACTATGATTGATAATCATTTTGTTAGCAATACAGAGCATAAGTTCGAAAATGTTACAATGAAGCGTATCGACTCTGATACTGTAAACAACTTGATTGAAACAGATGAGAAAAACGAATCAGTTCTAACTGAAGATGAAACTAAGAATTTAGTAGATATCTTTAAAAGAGCATTAAACAACGACAAATTAGAGCCTAAAGTTGAAGCTATGACAGCTGATGAACTTCCGGTAATGATTACTAAACCTGAGTTTATGCGTAGAATGGAAGAAATGTCAGCAATGCAAGGTGGCATGGGTGGCATGTTTGGCGGATTCCCAGGTGGTGATACTGTAACTATTAACGGTAACAGTGAACTTGTTGGAAGAATCTTGAAAGAAGAAAATACAGATGCTCAAGATAAATTGGTAAAACATGCTTATGATTTAGCAAAACTATCTCAAGGTAACTTGAAAGGTGCTGATCTTACTGCATTTATCAACCGTTCTTTAGATATTATCTAGTATAGCAATATACCAATGATTACAAAAGGTCGATAGGTTTTAACTTATCGGCCTTTTTTTTGCATTCTAATGTTTTAGGAAGAATAGACACAT
This region includes:
- a CDS encoding response regulator transcription factor — translated: MYSINILIVDDHILFSMGIEQLIKKHFTAEVQSISNPEEALKLPLGIYDIILIDMDMPQMKGFEFIERAQKKLVGRKTKFLIVTMHDKPSIIKKTIEQKINGYILKDDNAKEFVKAIDSLKNNGTYFSERIKHILESSTKDNEVFLSPREEDILKLVAKGRSNADIATELFISTETVKTHNRNIKSKLNIENRADLVKYAIDNLLV
- a CDS encoding phosphoglycerate kinase, producing MKTIDSYNFEGKKAVVRVDLNVPLNPDFSIRDFTRINAVIPTVKKIIADGGSAILMSHMGRPKDGFEEKFSLKHLVATLSEKLGVEVKFGGDPIGAEADAMAADLKPGEVMLLDNLRFYKEEKKGDEAFAQKLASRGNVWVMDAFGTAHRAHASTAVIAKFMEDKVSGYVMAAEIENAKKITENPQRPFTAIMGGAKVSDKILLIERIMDVADNIIIGGGMAYTFFKAQGGTIGNSLCEEDKLDLALELIEKAKAKGVNLLLPVDSVCGDKFGEDATVASYDSNAIADGYMGLDIGPKASAEFSKVIKESKSVLWNGPMGVSEWANFAAGTTAVATAVAEATEGGAFSLIGGGDSAAAVNTLGFGDRVSYISTGGGAMLELMEGKVLPGIAALED
- the htpG gene encoding molecular chaperone HtpG, translating into MASKGSISVNTENIFPIIKKFLYSDHDIFLRELVANAVDATQKLQKLASMGEFNGELGDLTIQVDVDKEAKTISITDRGLGMTEDEVEKYINQVAFSGATEFVEKFKDVDTSTIIGKFGLGFYSAFMVADNVDVITKSFKDEPAVKWECDGSTTYEITPSDKADRGTTIVLHVNEDSEEFVDEHRLRQILDRYSKFMPIPIQVGVDKRTEKEGEGDDAKDVEIVEPHIINKNEPLWTKDPKTLTDEDYLNFYKELYPMSEEPLFWIHLNVDYPFELTGILYFPKVSEDITPHKDKIQLYSRQVFITDNVEEIMPEFLRLMHGVIDSPDIPLNVSRSYLQSDANVKKISSYVTRKVGDRLSSLFKNDRENYEKKWESIGLFVKYGMMTDDKFFDKAKKFCLFENIDGKKFTLEEYKEHIASNQVDKDGKSVFLYASDQGTQDTYIQAAKKKGYDVLKMDTMIDNHFVSNTEHKFENVTMKRIDSDTVNNLIETDEKNESVLTEDETKNLVDIFKRALNNDKLEPKVEAMTADELPVMITKPEFMRRMEEMSAMQGGMGGMFGGFPGGDTVTINGNSELVGRILKEENTDAQDKLVKHAYDLAKLSQGNLKGADLTAFINRSLDII
- a CDS encoding sensor histidine kinase, translating into MFIYCRLLIFLLLLYATNTFGFLIKADSQQVLNCTEGVQIYADESPLIINDIPYFPNLWIDQSISGLSNGPFNKGKWCKLTIESNQKIDKILCFKYTLIPVFKLWIESDKKDLEIINAGTKSDFHQEENNYNFRGYSIPLSFEAGETKEIYYFMDGEGWPTHTDIFLYESDTFYNNVHNEREVIKILRIIVLVFLTLGLIIGLSTRKKIFVFYAISFYGGLLFAESELGLFLKYIPIELEQLNYVIRHVANMIYVTFLMYFYYYIADRDPSFRKILIWITPGIFTYTVLTTLLLVYVSNYIVVASIFTSIVLLSWISFGLCFYVLLKQWNKNNSLAKYTFIVFISRLFVIAVFVSLPHMGIIERANFTDYLYYIFITYESLSYFAILINHLLKVYEEHNSLLISQKNYEKEYSQAILRGQEEERNRIGRELHDYVGGNLALVNKSDDLGDKEIKSIISKTIKVVRDMSHGLLSPTLDSINFKEAILDLGARYNNENMHVYLQFHSWPESTNSDNLNHCYRITQELLTNAKKHSNATSIYLQFFGEKNANIGRIIYEDNGIGFDIKKINEGIGLKNIKYRSNVIGGTITIESSVYGTFIRIEEINL
- a CDS encoding DUF308 domain-containing protein — its product is MKTFIRTHDEKLTPYWWMSGLTGVSYILIGALLLIIPFGSNFQLTEFFAAILLINALFEINFIITNKSKIFSWGFNLINTVYDLLMSAILVFSNELGRYFIIYFSGFWLLSKSISSLNLGLHLKKKSFLKVLSILTSIVALVCSMFLIINELFSFLEIRGIIGVGLLSMGLSRLFDFKLQDKERY
- a CDS encoding GNAT family N-acetyltransferase, which translates into the protein MIEWKDYKINIQSELSEFDKETICKLWNKEYPMQLAFENIDALNTYLNNLENKQHILVKNYGNQIVGWFFCFEREKQTWFATIVNSFYQHQRIGSKLLTLGKQNFGKLNGWVIDHDRYYKSDGKKYLSPINFYLRNGFKIDNDRLELPTLSAVKISSF
- a CDS encoding DEAD/DEAH box helicase; translation: MTFESLGVMPSILEALETRGYTTPTPIQEKSIPFILEGRDLQGCAQTGTGKTAAFCIPIIQRLSQNPKKGNKIRTLILTPTRELALQIGESFSEYNENNNLKQLVIFGGVSQEKQVKRLKQGVDVLIATPGRLLDLMQQKFISLSHLEIFVLDEADRMLDMGFIHDIKKILKVLPEKRQSLFFSATMPDSIVQISNRILTKPKKVEVTPVSSTAETIDQFIYYVDKRNKKKLLFEVLEDESMDSILIFTRTKRGANHIAGTLSDKGVKAEAIHGNKSQTARQRALSNFKDKKIRVLVATDIAARGIDISQLKFVINFEVSDTPETYVHRIGRSGRAGEEGVAYTFADGSELKDVKAIEKLIGKRIPEIKDHSFPMLEKESDLAKVTAKKQKQGQRIRSKGAPKKGRNTSSGGGNSGGNNRNRARRGNTKKS